TTCAGATCTCTCGCGGGGCGTGCCGTAAAAAAAGAGACGGGCCTCTTCATACCACCTTTGCGGCCGGGGCGCCCTCTGCCGGTCGGCGATGATTGAAGCGGTACATCAGGGAGAGCACGGCCGGCATCACCAGGATCGCCCCTATCAGGGAGAACCCAACGGTGATCACCGTCACGATCCCGAAGTTCGCGATGATGTTGAAGGTCGAGAGGGTGAGGGCCGAGAAACCGAAGACCGTGGTCATGCCCGAGACCGTGACCGCGGTGCCGATCTTCTGCACGCTCGTCTGGATCGCCTCGTAGATATCGAGGCCCCGTGCGAGTTCCTCCTCGCACCTCTCCATGATCAGGATCGTGTACTCCGAGGCGACGCCGATGGTCATCGACCCCAGGGTTGCGGTCATCGGCGTGTAGTCGAGGCCGAGGAGGTACATGATCGCCCCGTTCCACCCGACGATCATGACGATCGGGATGAGCGGGGTGACGGCGTTCACCCGCCTGTACACAAGGAGAAGGAAGAGGAGAATAAGCCCGAACCCGGCAAGGACCATCAGCGTCTTCGACGTCGCGATGTCGTCCATCAGGGAGGCGAACATCTCGGTGCCGCCGGTCACCCGCACATGGATTCCCGGTGGGGCCTCATTCCACCCGACGTCCTTCTCCACGTTCATGATCATCGTCCGTGCAACGTCGAGTTCCATGTCCGTGGTGGAGAACTCCATCACTGTCTCCATCCTGCCGTTGAGATACCTGTCCTTTGTATCGGCCGGGATGGCGGCGAGCACGTTCTGGACCTCGCTTTCTGTCTCCGGCAGGACACCGCCGTTGTACCGGGCAAGGAGGGTGGCGATGCTCGTGACGCCGGTGATCTTCTCGTTCGTCCGCAGTTCGTACTCCCCGAAGCTCTGTATCCATTGAAGAGTCTCCATGTCCAGAACATTGTCGCCGGTCACGACGACAGGGACCGTGTCTGTCGCTCCCATCGTCCGCGTCACCTTCTTCATATCCTGGAGGGCCGGCATGTCCTGCGGGACAAAGGTCTCCTCGTCGGCATTGATCGGGACCTCATTGTCCATCTGGAGGCCGATGGCCGCGACCAGGCAAAAGATGAGGAGGATCGGCACCGGGTTCTTCGCGATCCCGAGGGCGATCCTGCCGAGAAGGCGGTTATACCCCTCGATCAGGGAGCCGCGTGAGCCCTCTCCATGGGCGGGTTCCTCCTTGCACCCCTTCCAGTCGAGTTCGCACGCCTCCACGTCGTCGAGTTTTCCGGCAGGTGTCTTCGCCCTGTATTTCAGGATCGTCCCGAAGAGGGGGACGATGACGAGGGCGGCAAGATAACAGGATGCGACGCCGATCGTGCAGACGATGCCAAAATCGGCGACCATCGGGACCGGCGCGACGAACATGGCGATAAAGCCGAGTGAAGTCGCCACCATGGCGATGAGGACGGACGGGCCTGCACTGGTCACGGTGGTCTTCACCGCGTCGGCGATGGTCGCATGGTGTACCTCCTCGTCAAGGCGCGAGTGGAACTGGATCGCATAGTCAATCCCGATGCCGATGAGCACCGGGAAGGCCCCGATCACGGTCATGGAGATCGGGATGCCGACAAGTCCCATGAAGCCGAAGGTGAGGACGAGGCCGCCGGCCACGATTGCGACAGGCAGGAGGCGGTACCTGACATGGGAGAAGAGGAGGCCGACGGCAAGGACCATCAGGAGCATCGCGGCCATGATGAGGACGCCCATCGACTGGCCCATCTCCTGCCCCATCTCCTGCGAGAAGGCCGGGCTTCCGGATACTGTCACCGAGACGCCTGCAGGCGGTTCGGAGACGGCGATCGACGCCCTGACATTGTCCAGCACCTGTTCCTGCACGCTCGATGCGACGCCCGGTTGAATGGTGATGCCGACGATGGTCATCATCATCGAGGGGAGATAGCGGTCGAGTGTCCCTTCCGGAGCCTTCTCGATGACGGCGTTCACTTCGGCCCGTGAGTTGGGCATGGTCCCATTGTTCGCCTCTTTCATCAGGTCGGGCACGCCGGCGACTGATTCGACGTACTGCTCGTTCCTGATACCGTCCTCGATGCTCCCGATATAGGCGAGGACGTTGGGATCGGTGACGTCGTCGCTCTCGAAGATGAGCATGATGGCGTCTGAGCCATAGGTGTCCTTGTAGTGGGCGAGCATCGCCCCTCGGGGCGTGGTCTTGTCGATGTACGTGTCGTCGCCTGTCGCCATAGTCACCATCGAGAGGCCGAGGAAGGCGAGCATGAACACAGCCGCGACGACTGCCATGACAGCGAACGGACGTGTGGTGATGGCCTCTGCAAGGAGGTCGTAGGGTGATCTCATCAGTGTCTCCTGTCTGTTTTTGTGAGGGTCTGGGTCTATCTGTGTATTCTCAGGGCTGGATGCAATAGTCGG
This window of the Methanofollis ethanolicus genome carries:
- a CDS encoding efflux RND transporter permease subunit — protein: MRSPYDLLAEAITTRPFAVMAVVAAVFMLAFLGLSMVTMATGDDTYIDKTTPRGAMLAHYKDTYGSDAIMLIFESDDVTDPNVLAYIGSIEDGIRNEQYVESVAGVPDLMKEANNGTMPNSRAEVNAVIEKAPEGTLDRYLPSMMMTIVGITIQPGVASSVQEQVLDNVRASIAVSEPPAGVSVTVSGSPAFSQEMGQEMGQSMGVLIMAAMLLMVLAVGLLFSHVRYRLLPVAIVAGGLVLTFGFMGLVGIPISMTVIGAFPVLIGIGIDYAIQFHSRLDEEVHHATIADAVKTTVTSAGPSVLIAMVATSLGFIAMFVAPVPMVADFGIVCTIGVASCYLAALVIVPLFGTILKYRAKTPAGKLDDVEACELDWKGCKEEPAHGEGSRGSLIEGYNRLLGRIALGIAKNPVPILLIFCLVAAIGLQMDNEVPINADEETFVPQDMPALQDMKKVTRTMGATDTVPVVVTGDNVLDMETLQWIQSFGEYELRTNEKITGVTSIATLLARYNGGVLPETESEVQNVLAAIPADTKDRYLNGRMETVMEFSTTDMELDVARTMIMNVEKDVGWNEAPPGIHVRVTGGTEMFASLMDDIATSKTLMVLAGFGLILLFLLLVYRRVNAVTPLIPIVMIVGWNGAIMYLLGLDYTPMTATLGSMTIGVASEYTILIMERCEEELARGLDIYEAIQTSVQKIGTAVTVSGMTTVFGFSALTLSTFNIIANFGIVTVITVGFSLIGAILVMPAVLSLMYRFNHRRPAEGAPAAKVV